The genome window tcctggctaacacggtgaaaccccgtctctactaaaaaaaatacaaaaaaactagccgggcgaggtggcgggcgcctgtagtcccagctattcgggaggctgaggcgggagaatggcgtgaacccgagaggcggagcttgcagtgagctgagatctggccactgcactccagcctgggcgacagagctagactccgtctcaaaaaaaaaaaaaaaaaaaaaagaatagtgtgACAAGGCTTTAGACGACCTGTACCAATACATACATTATTCATTATGATTTAATGGATGGGGGCAATTCCCATCCATGGGAATTTTGGGATACTCATGTGATGGCAGTTTTCCCAATTCATacctttgtttttcaaaacacaATGAGTGTATGGATTGCTTTTATTTGTCACATAATGTCAATGTCAGCTCTCTGTTGTCTTAGCTTGGTCTGCTGTAACACAACACCACAGACATTTATATcgcacagttctggaggatgtGAGGTCCAAGAAGAAGGTGCTGACTGATTCGGTTCTGGGCAAGGGCCCTCTTTGTGGCTCAAAGATGGTCACCTTCTCGCTATTTCCTTCCATGGAGGAGTTGGAGCAAGtgctgacttcttttcctcttcttctaaggaTTCAAATCCCATTATGGGGCTCTACTCTCATGACCCCATCCAAGCCTAAtcgcctcccaaaggccccacctgcATATATGATTACATTGGGGATTATGGCTTCAACAAAGGAATTTTTGGGGAACACAGATGTTTAGTCCCCCTAACCACTGTGAGGTATGTTCTTTATGCTGTCAAAATTACTTGtaccatttgttttctttttttttcctttttttttttttttttcttttttttttgatggagtcttcctatgtcacccaggttggagtgcaggagAGCGatcacatccagctaaattttcttgtgtttttactagaaatgaggtttcaccatattggcctgactggtctcaaactcttgacctcaggtgattccccctgcctcggcttcccaaaacgctgggattacaggcatgagccatcaagccTGGCCACATTTTGCTTCCTTTCAATGGAACTTCAACAACAAGGTTATGCTTTTTACCCTTTGTATAGACAGTAGGCCTTCAACTATTCAGAGGATTTGGGGAATGAAGTTTCTAATCCACATCATTTAGGGTTAACTGGGGCAATGCTCTTAGGAAAGTGAAACAGCTGTAAGATGAGGTGAACTAACTTCCTCCCACTTATGAGACCAATACGAGTGCTAACTGATCAGAGTCCTCAGTCGTGGATGTTTAGACCGATAGCCCTTAACCAACCCCAAGACTTCACTCTTCTGGCCAGGCCAGCAGATCTGGAAAGAAACTATGAAGCACTTAACCCAGGCTGTCCTGGGTGACTAATACCATGAAATGGTGATTAAAAGCTAGTTCTGTGAGGAGTTCCAAAGGCAACAGAGAACCTTTTTCTCTAGCCCTCCCTTCCCTGGAAACCAGGGTACGCAAGCttagggaggcaggcagggaacCTGCCAAAAAATGGTTCCAAGGAAGCCTCCTGTAAGCCAGGGTCCATGAGAAGAGGGAGTTAGAGAACAGATGGAAGGGTACCCAATGTAGGAGAGCATATATGGCAGGATTGTGCAAAGAAGTAAATACACAGAGGTTAATGGAAGGTAGGGTTCTCCAAAGCTGAGAAGGAAACAATACACGTGGAAATGTGGAAAGAGAGGAAAACTGAATAAACTCTATATTTCTGGGCTGTTACTGGAGGTTTAGGTGCAACCTCAAGTTCACCAAAAGATGTAAGAGGTTCAATTCAAAACACCGTATTCTCCAACACCAAGGGAATAGGGATCCTTGTAAATATGGCTGATTaagtagaatttgaaattttgataAAACAGAGAACTACATACTAAGCATAACTAAGAGGAGTTGTTTACATTCACAGAGCATATCCCTTTGGCAGATGTACAGTTAAAGATTTATGCATCCCACAAGAGGAGTGAAATGATGAACCAGAACCTCTGAAAGCTACAAGTGGTTAGAGGATGAAACCACGATCATGATGAGAGACTTCAAGGTGCCTCTTTCATTAACAGTGTGCATAATCATGACAACAAGAACACCGGGTTCAATCTATTGGGCCCTGATTAAGCTCTGGGTACCTAAACAGAACTTTATGTTTTGAGAATCATTGCAGGCATCAGGCCAGAATTGGCAGAAGGGCCAGAGCTTGCCAAACCTGGCTAAAGATCATTATCTTATTTCGTTTTCTTCATTGCATGTATCTCTAAATGAGCAGAGAAGCATCTGATATCAGCACATCTGCAACACCTTCATGGTGTGCCAGTTGGAAGCTCCGTGGCATAACACTGGAGTCCCAGAAACTCGTGGTGACAGGTCCCTGTATTTTCAAGCCAATTCCTTCACATGTGAGAAAAGCACATTTCTGACAGAGTCCACTATTTCCTATTCCCTGGGTCCTTCTGTCCTTGTGCCATGAGGGCATACATTTAGGGACACAGATGTGATGAGGGTGAGATGATCAAACACAATTCATTCTCAGTTGTGGGACAGAACCTTGGAGTTAATTCATCTCTGAggcaaaatattcaaaatgcacCGCCGCTTGGTCAGCCTTATGAAAGCAAAGCAGTTCTGGGCTTTGCTATTTGAAAGTAGAGGAAATGTGTCCAATCCCCACCACCTGCCCAGCTgaactgctgcctcccaggtgaTCCTCAGTCCGGTGAGGAAGTTTGTGAAACAGCAGCTGTGACTGAATCACCAGCTGATTGGGCTTATCATAATGCATTATAACTCCCAGAGACCATTCTTCCACATCAACCAAACTGCAGAATTAAGTGGGAGGTAGTGGAAGTCATGGCCCTTGCATCTCTCAAGTCTAACGTGGACTGCTCTGTAATTCCACAGGGTGTGGGGCTGCTTTTGAATGACGACATTCACAGGCACCTGGTGTTGCCACATCTCCCGCTTGCCCCTTTCAATCATAGGAGCTACTGCTGCATGGGTCAGGAAGCCAAGGACGGTTAGGGGGTGGGGGCATTGAAAGAACACAAGTTCCATTAGGGCCTGGAATTTTGTCCTTTTGATTAAGGGTATAACTCTAGAGCctcaacagtgcctggcacaccaAAGAGAGTCAGTAGGATTTTGTGGAGTGAACCAATGAGTGAAAATGGGAACTCTACGAGACCTTCACTGTTCCTATCAAGTGGGAAACAAATCCCTGGATGATTGGGAGGTCTCACTGGATCTGTAGTGGAAAGTTAAAACACAACTCTATTTAAGGACTGGGGGTAATGGTGGAATTATGAATCACAGGAGTCAGGGTAAGTTCACAACCACATTCAAGCTACGCCCATAGGTCTGAATACATCCCTTCCCCTAGGTCACAGTTACCCGGTTAACTGTTCTGTTAGACGAAAGCATGAAATTTCATGGGATATATTTGTTGCATTTTAGTATAACCCTTCCCGGTGGGTAAGCAGGTTGTCCTTCCTTCAAAAGCtctgtgtttgtatttttcttcataactGCACATGAGCTGCACCCCTGCAACAAAGTGGCTTACAGAGGCTCATTTGCAGCAGAGTCTGTTTTCCGTGATTGTTGGTGGTGTTAAAAAGTCAAGAGAGGTCTTAATGCATTGCTCAACAATTTTATTACTAAGGAACCGGTGATGAATGAAGCACAGCTAAATATCATTGCTGGCCCAATCATTCAGTCATTGAAGTTAATAACATTTTATCTGCTCCTTGAGTCTGTGACACCTTCTTCTAAGTGTTGGTGATgctttaatgaaagaaaaaagaaaaagaaagaaagaaaaaacagaccaAAACACATCCTGCCATTGTGGAGTTCACATTCTAGCATGGGGAAGAAGGAACacaaggaaacaataaacattgCAAATTATGTGAATGACAGAAGATGAAAGAGACTATGGAATAATACAGATTGTACAGACAGCATAAGGGGGACTCAAAACTGAAGTTAAATTGTAACTTTAAATCATGCCTTTAACATGCTGTCCCTGCTGCCTTTTCAGTTAAATGCTTTGGCTCCGAGGTTCCCTTTAGGGCCGCCCCAGGCCTCCGCCATCCTGAATCTGCTGCTGCTAATGGGAAACATGGAATTCAAATTTAATGGCAGTGTTCATTTTAATTAAGAACTCCTTTCCTCCAGTGCCTAGCAAGCTAATTTAGCATGCTTTTTAATTGATAAGTTATTTCCCTAAGCTGGGTTCATGGTCCAATTGAACTAGCCAGTATCTCAATTAGATTTGCCGGAAAAGCCATATGTAAAATACTATTTAGGCTTACTAAGCTAACCTTTTCAGTTAAACCAGCCCCTTTACTGCTCATAGAAGGAAagataaacagaataaaaaaagcTTTGTCATTACAATTTTTGTGCTGGGATGATAGAAACCGCTCTCCACTTAAAGCAGAACTGAGTGCTCTCCACCATAATCACATTGACGATATCATCTACTTTAGGTACATATCCATCAGGAAGTTTCACAGAATCCAAGGTGAAAAAGATATTATTACTTATCACCCCATTTCTTCCACGTATGTGAGTAACGCGGACCTGTGAGTATAAATAATGGAAATGATTATGAGAAAGCCCAATAATCACTGTAAACAGCTGTTCACCTCCTCACTCTGGGTCCTGCCGGTCACTTCGATGCGAATCAATAATTCCCAACCTGGTTGACCCGTTGCTAACACCAGGGGTGCTTTGTAAGGATCCCCATGTCCATGCTCCACcacagaccaattaaatcaggcTCTCCAGGGATGAGGCCTGGGTCTCTGATGAGAAATCCTGCTCTAAATATTACCAAAATATGTCCATTACCCTCTATTGCCCTGAATTTCCTGGTCATATTCAGGCTCCAACACCCAAATCATTCTCAGCATTTACTGTTAAGCTCAAGTCCCACAACACACTTCGTTCATTCTTTCCCTACAATTTTCTGGCACAaagattgtttttcttcctcctgtTGTTGGAAGATTCTAATAACATTTGGGTATCGAGTAAAATGCACAATTTAGAACTTAATCAATTAATGTGCTTGTTCtacataattttcaaattatttcctttggGAAGTCCTGCCTTTTCAATAAGGAAAGTGGCTCCTTTGTTGGCAAAGAatgtatttcttcatattttctggAATTCCCATTACACCAAACAGAATCTTGGGCATGAAATTTATCATGAAAGGAAGGGTTTGCAGAAACCGATGATGGGAGCAACAGGAAAGAAATTACCTCTTCCGCATGAATACAACGGGTGGGCTTCACAGAGCTTGCCTTGAAGTTTGAGAAGCCTGGTTCAGTGGAATATTCAACTTTTAACCAGTCACCCTTATAAGGCACAAAATCTAAAACAGCCATGGAGAAATGTGAGTGTCATGATCTCTTAACTAGGTCATTTGGATTTCACACGTTATTTGATAGTGTACTACTTTAAAGTCAGTTCTGCAACATCTAAAGTCATTTTTGCACACATTTAAACAGACACACTGTAAATCTCTAAGTCCGAAAAGAAGTTTATAATCCTTAGGCACTGATTCTCCTCTGCTGATTTAACAAAGTCAAATGGAGGAAAGTGTGAACTGTACATCACAGCCAATCTAAGGGAGCAGCACAAGATTTACTAAACAACTGTTCGTGTTCACAATTGCTTAGTGAGAGGCAGTCAAACATGTAGATAAGAGCACAAGTTTAAACCTGCTTACATGGCTTCGAATCTTGACACTGCCACTCACTCAGTTTGCAACCTTAGCCAAGAtgtttaatctctctgtgcctcatttttttcatctataaaatgagaagcaCGATTAATAGCCTTCAAGATACTGAGCTGCTGTGACACTTAATAGATATTGTTGATACACACAGAATCATCACTGGTGCATAGTAACCACCAAATAAGTGTTGATTGGTAGTAGTGGTAGCAGTACCACTAGGAAATGTTGTTACTTTCAGAATGAATCCATTCCCCCTAGTGTTGTGTTCCACTGATGAACTCTTAAGTCTGTGCCTTCAGGGTTACCGTTAAGACCATCAAGGTTGAAACACAAGTTTACGATAAGTTAAAACTGACTCAAGGATAACAAAGGTACGTGAAAGAATCTGGAGCAAATGGAAATCCCAACTGCAACTGAGACAGTAAATTGCCACAATGACTCCAGAAAACTAGCAATATCAACAAAGTGAAACATTTCTTCACCTTAGGATCCAGCATTGTAGTATGACACAAGACACCACGTTagacctcttctctctctctctgtatctgttAATTTACATACATTTCTTTTGTGTGGGTGTACCATATATCTATGGGCCAATAACTCCAAAATGTATATGCCTCCAGCTCTAACCAACCTCAGGATCAATTATCCTTATGCTTACGCCAATCTAACATGTGTAAAGCTAAGTTGTTGGTATTCTCCGTATTCACCAACTTTTGTCTGCCTCAGATGTCTACATTGCAAACTGGCAACTCCACCCTCACCACTGCTCAAACAAGAAACTTTGGAGGTACCTTGGACTCATCTTTCCTCCACATCAAAGATCTAATCCATTACCTCCTGGGTTCTTctctaacttcaaaatatatccagagtCAACTCAATCCTCAGGTCCTCCACTTGTCCACTTTCATTCACATCTCCATCATTTCTCACCAGGAATATAACAACGGTTTCCTGACTGATTTCGTGACTCCACCCTCTCCCTCATAGTCTCTTCTCGACAAAGCAGACAGAGTCAacatcttaaaacaaaattcagGTCAGAGTCCTGCTTTTGCCCCCAAGAAAACAAACGAGCCAGCTGCCTGTGGAAACGGAGCTAATCTACCCTTTTACACCCAAGCTATACAACTGTTGCAATggacaaaaatagcaaaaaaaaaaaaaaaaaaaaaaaaaaaaaaaaaaaaagtgtatctttGGTTATAAGCAAAATATTAGAACATATCTGCTGATTACAAAGAgaattcaacacacacacacacgcacacacacacagccacaaaGCACTGTCTCCAATCCTAAATTTGAAGCATTTGAagtgtattcttttaaaatttggtaCTCCACCCTGTCACAGAAACTTCTCAAGTAACCAACTACAGAAATGATCCCTGCAAGCATAGTTTCTGAAGGGTATTAAAAATAGCGTCTCTGGGTACTTGTAGGATTGTTTCCATGATTAGAAATTAAATTCTTATGTGAATGAAAAATATATCCAGGCATTACTGAGGGTATTGAACAAATGAACACACAATAGATGATagcagacattttaaaatactgcctATTTGCCCCTATATTGTACATAATTTTAATTGGAAAGGTCTACCTCGAATATTGAAGAGCCATTGACTGAAGCCAAGTACACTGTTAAATTTGTTCTAGGACTAAAATcctctcaaaaaattaagaattacatCATATATCACAAAACGCAAATCATACCTTCAGAAAAAATGTCCATAGGGAAATAAATGATGTTACTAATATAAATAGTATCTTCACTTATAGAAGCAACACATCCATTTAAAACTCTGAGTTTTGAGTCTGAGGGTCCATTACCGTTAAGAGGGTGAGGC of Macaca fascicularis isolate 582-1 chromosome X, T2T-MFA8v1.1 contains these proteins:
- the LOC123571231 gene encoding cancer/testis antigen 55-like isoform X1: MLRLLRSALAFFRTTADPTEQQRPQQQGPQQQGPQQQDPQEQGPQQQGPQQQGLLEGDTELTTVQGVVTSFCDDYGMIDESIYFSSDVVTGDVPLKIGQKVNVVVEEDKPLYGLRAIKVDVVPHPLNGNGPSDSKLRVLNGCVASISEDTIYISNIIYFPMDIFSEDFVPYKGDWLKVEYSTEPGFSNFKASSVKPTRCIHAEEVRVTHIRGRNGVISNNIFFTLDSVKLPDGYVPKVDDIVNVIMVESTQFCFKWRAVSIIPAQKL
- the LOC123571231 gene encoding cancer/testis antigen 55-like isoform X3 is translated as MNDSYYCSADNCPRNSVDVVPHPLNGNGPSDSKLRVLNGCVASISEDTIYISNIIYFPMDIFSEDFVPYKGDWLKVEYSTEPGFSNFKASSVKPTRCIHAEEVRVTHIRGRNGVISNNIFFTLDSVKLPDGYVPKVDDIVNVIMVESTQFCFKWRAVSIIPAQKL